The following are from one region of the Rhodopirellula sp. P2 genome:
- a CDS encoding response regulator transcription factor has product MIDSTNERAGVCLLARKPTGEATSIDLRALIESDSDWGLVQCSSSDQLLEWIAGNRLQRPGCLVVDVELIGDGFQRVQKALSDSNCSVPLILVAGELPIETVIHAFEKGAWSVVLKSADGAQKFSGSLRDHIHQAIDWDGFQVGLEKAHRKRNRILEGLTERQRKVLNCVMDGMPTKAIAANYKVSKRLIEFERSHLLSAFGVAGTAELTAVVGEHRIIEQVLGRYQRVDYATQGRSFQRPMVLRGSVSRTSVQADD; this is encoded by the coding sequence TTGATTGATTCCACGAACGAGCGTGCTGGTGTGTGTTTATTGGCTCGGAAACCGACAGGGGAGGCGACATCGATCGACTTGAGGGCGCTGATCGAGTCGGACTCCGATTGGGGCTTGGTGCAGTGTTCTTCCAGCGATCAGCTGTTGGAATGGATCGCTGGCAATCGACTTCAGCGGCCGGGGTGTTTGGTTGTGGATGTCGAATTGATCGGCGATGGGTTCCAGCGGGTCCAAAAGGCCTTGTCCGATTCGAATTGCAGCGTGCCGCTGATTTTGGTCGCAGGTGAACTGCCGATTGAAACGGTGATTCATGCCTTTGAGAAAGGTGCGTGGAGTGTCGTTCTGAAATCGGCGGACGGCGCTCAAAAGTTCAGTGGTTCGCTTCGGGATCACATTCACCAAGCGATTGACTGGGATGGTTTTCAGGTTGGATTGGAAAAGGCGCATCGCAAACGCAACCGAATTTTGGAGGGTTTGACGGAGCGTCAACGCAAGGTGCTCAACTGTGTGATGGATGGGATGCCAACCAAAGCCATCGCGGCCAACTACAAGGTTTCCAAACGTTTGATTGAGTTCGAACGCAGCCACCTGTTGTCAGCGTTTGGTGTTGCCGGCACCGCAGAGCTGACGGCAGTGGTGGGCGAGCATCGAATCATTGAGCAGGTCTTGGGGCGCTATCAACGGGTCGATTATGCCACCCAAGGGCGGTCATTCCAACGACCGATGGTCCTGCGCGGCTCCGTATCAAGAACTTCAGTCCAAGCAGACGACTAG